CGATTCGACATAGTTACATCGGCGGCGGTACGGTTGTCCGGATGAGCGATACCGGACCTATTCCGCCCAAAGAGATTTTGAATCGATTGTTTGATCCGTTCTTTCGGGCAGAGGCCGGTGGTTCCGATATTGGTTTGTTTGCGGTGCAACGTTTGGTGCAAAAGAATTTTGGAACTATCGTTCCCTATGTGAATGAGGAACGGAATGTGATTTCTCTGCTGCTTCCGAGTTTCCCCTTGGAGCCGACAAATGATCCCGAGCAGAGCGCTTCAACGCAACCTACTTCTGAGAATGCAAGATGAATCGCGAAATCAAACCCATCGTAGCGACTGAGCTTTCCCGGAAAATGCTGGAGCTGCCGGGTTGCATCGGTGTCGCTTTGCTCGATTCAGAAGGTAGAATCTTGGAACGAACTGGGCGGATAGCAGAATGGTTTATCGAAAAAATGAATCGCATCGTTGCAACGCGCGGGGAGTTAATTCCTACCGGTGCGATTACTGTGTTCCAAGCTCCGCCTGAAATTGCAGTACTAATGGTTGAGTCGGAATTTATTGTAATTGCAGAGTGCCGGTGCAACGCGTCTTTCGGTACAATGCTAAAGGAGTTGGCGATCCGGTTTCCTGAATTTGTTACCCGGTAATCCGGTATTTGGAGTAGTTATGATTTCATCCTCACTCGAACGCATCGCATTACTCGATGTGAATCAACACATCCACCAAGGCAACACGATTGAGTTACGAGATGTGGTGAACCGAGCTCATGGCGATATTAGAAGCTTCTTATACATTCTCTTTTCGCCGCTATTCGGCGGTGAAATTGCGCTTGGTCCGGTTCGACTTAAAATGAACGAAAACTCACCGCAAGAGTCGATGGCTCAACTCCAATATGCTTTAAACAAACCGTGGCCACTCGGTTACGACGATGTAATGAAACTGTATACTGATGCCTACCGGTTTGGTTACATGTTCCGATTGACGCCGGTCGAGCAAACGGTGAGGATTTTATACGGTTGGCGCAAATCGGAGTTAATCGCACGGGAGACCGCAAGCAAAGCGATTTCCGTTTTGCTGAAGTATCTTACGAATTGGGAACGGCGGGCGATTCCGGCATATACACAAGCAGTGAATTTCCTAAAAGATTCTCCTGATTTGAAAGTCTCGAAGCGGGAGTTCCATGTGTTGCTATCAAATGCGGTTGAGAAAGCGTATGCCACTCATCCAGTGGAAGGTGTCGCTGATGTGATGAAAGACCTCTCGACTCTGCTCTCCCGCGATCCAGAATGGTTTGACCGCTTCTCGAAAACCGAATTTCTGGCGATGCTTAGTGACCGTGGCTTAGCGAATTTTAACGGAGCAGTTGTCGTCGAAGCAGGTCTGTATGGCGAAGAACTTCCGATGGAGCAATGGGTACTTGCAATCCGCCGCTTCGACCGAATGAATCGTGACCAGCTGTTGAGCCGTTCCGAGGAAGTTGAGCACTTGACACAAGAAGAGTTGGTCGGCTTTACATCGTTTTTGGAGAACCTCTAACCGTGTTCTGGCGCCGCTATGAAATACCTGCTACGTGGGAGCAGACATTGCAATCTGCGGTGCATCGGTGGGGTGCGGTTCGCGCTGTACACGCGTCGCGAGATGGCTTATCGTTGTTAGCGGAGCCTGAGGAGGAAACTCCGGAAATACATCGGTTAGCGGCAATCGCTGGTGAGTTTCTCGAAGCGTCGCAATCGCCAATCTGGAAAGATGAGAATGTTTTTTCGCAAGCGACCTTTGCTGAGAATACTATTACAGTCGTACTGCGGATGGATGATGCGGCGCTTGCGATGCAATGGGAAGGCAATATTGCGAAGCGTCAACGTGAAATACCGATTCTCCTTCGCGAATTATCGAAAAGCCCATTAAGGAAGCAGTTATGATAACCCGTCTGCTATCTGAGTTTGACGGCAACCGTGATCTTTCTGCGGTGGCACTATTCGATACCGATGGGTTTGTGGTTGAACAAATCGGATCAATGTCGTCGGAAACAGTTGCGACACTGGCAGCGCTGTGCCGGGAATACGGCTTTACGGCAGGACAAGCGAATTCAACGAATCTGCGAATTGGAATTCAGAGTAAAACGGGCACACTGTTTGTCCGAAGTGTCGGGACGCTTCGGATTGCGATTACTCTGGCAAATCCGACTAAGTTTGGAGTAGCCGAAGTGCTCGCTGACAGGGTGCAGCAACGGTGTGAAGCGTTTGTACCGCATCGGCGAAATCTGGAATAGGGAGTAGGAGTACACTATGGCGACGATTAATTACGCCAATCGCGAACTCGAATGCAAAATTGTTTACTACGGTCCTGGTCTGTGTGGAAAAACGACGAATTTGCAGACGATACACCGCATGTTGCCGGGTGATAAACGTGGTGAAATGTCATCGGTAGCAACGCAACAGGATCGCACCTTGTTCTTCGATTTACTGCCGATGGAGATTGGGAAAGTCCGCGGTTTTACTGTGCGGCTCCGGCTCTTCACCGTTCCCGGGCAAGTGTATTACAACCAATCCCGCAAACTCGTGCTGCAAGGGGCGGATGGTATCGTATTCGTCGCCGATTCGCAACCGGATAAACGGCAAGAAAATAAAGAGAGCTTACAAAATCTGTTCGATAATTTGCGGGACAATCGGATCGAAAGTGACAACCTGCCAGTAATTTTTCAATACAACAAACGAGATCTTCCGGGTGCGATTGGTTTGAACGAACTGAACGCCGATTTGAATCCGAAAAACCTTCCGTATTTCGAGGCGGTTGCTACCACCGGACAAGGGGTGTTCGATACGCTGAAATGCGTCATGACAGCCGTCATCGAAGACTTCAAACGCTCACTTGGTGAAGGGGAACCACCTACCGGTGAACCGGTTGCTCCAGCAGCTACTGTCCACGCGAAACCGAAACCATCAGTCGATCATTCACCTACCCACCAACCGGCGACAACCGAAAAAGTCAGTTGGTGGAAGCGATTGTTCGGTAAAGGGAAGTAATCGTGATCATCCGCGATGTCACCATCGGCGAAGCCGAACAAGCTATCATTCGCACTACTTTGTTGGAAGTGGTGAATGATGGCAATGCTGCTGGGGTATTCCTCATCGGTGGCGATGGTTTCGTAGTTATGCGGGAAGGAAAACTGGCGATTCCCGATCCAGTTGGGTTAGCGACGTTGGTGGCGGCAGCATTCGCCGCTGCCAGGGAAACTGCAAGACTTGCCGGCATTGCTGATTTTGATGCAGCGTATTGGCACGGGGGAGAATCGGGTGTGTATGTCCGCACCGCGGGTCAGGAACATCTCTTATTGGCGATACACGATGAGACGGCGACGTTTGGTTTGATGAAACTGGTGGTAGAGAAAGCCGCTATTGAGTTAGAACAATTACTAACCGGAAAAATGATCGAAATCGAAGCTGGCGACGATCCACAAAAGGGGCGATGGAAGGATATCGCGGCGGCGATGCGAAAGCCGGAAACTGACGAATCGGACGATCCATTTAGTGGTTTGTCGGAGGAGCCCCAATGAATGCACCAAAAGCAGAGCGTCACAAAATAATCGTTGTCGACGACGAAGAAGACATCGTGCTGGCGATGAAAGGATTTTTCAATTCCATCGACCGCAATATCGATGCGTTGTTTACCACGAATCCGCTCGAAGTAGAAAAGATTCTCGATAAGAATCCGACAGTCGAGTTAATTATCACAGACATCCGAATGCCGAATTTATCTGGTCTCGATTTAATGGTGCGGATTCAACAAACCAATCCGCGAATAAAGTTTATTGTCATGACCGGTTTCTCAAGTACGCAAACCCGAATCCAAAGCCTCGGATTAGGTGCTGTCCGGTACATCGAAAAACCGTTCGATCTCGAAGAGATGAGCGAAATCGTTGTCGATATTCTTGAGAATCAACGGGGATATAGCGGGGTCGTTGAACAATTCCATCTTGCCGATGTGATCCAGTTAATCGGATTAAGCGGACGTAAATCGATTCTGAAAGTGAATTATGAAGGGGTGGATGGAATTGTAGCCATCGATAACGGTACCGTCATTCATGCGAAGACGGACAAGAACAGTGGTATCGATGCTTTCAACGAAATGTTCCGCTGGCCGGGCGGGAGATTTTCCATCGGATCATTCTCGAAATGCCCAAAAACCATTGTAAAGCCTTGGCAAGTATTGGTCATCGATGCAGCGCGAATCGCAGATGAGTTGAACGCCGGTGGCATTGAGAAGCCACAATCGGAAGAAGTTGTATCAAGTCCACCGCAATCTGTTACACAAGCACCAGTAGTTAATGAGGAAATGGTAATCGATTCGGCACTCTCCGCATTAGATGAATTGCTGCCAATGGAGCCGCCGCCACAACGCGTCTCTTCGGAACAATCCTATGGAAAGTTTGCATATCCACCACCATTGTCCGAAGAGACGATAAAAGCAAAAGAGAATTCTCCTCGTGTGATTCGAGTCGCCGAAGAGAAGAAACCGAACGTCAAGGCAGAACCGTTACAGGTAAAACCGCCTGCTCAGAAAGCTATGTCGCTGCCCGAATCACCTGATGGTATCGATCAGATGATTGAGCCGATTCGAACAACAATTTTAGCGTTATGGCCGGAAAAAACCGAACGGTTGTTCGCACGGGAATTGCGTTGTGAGGGGTTGCCGCCACAATTGCTGGATCGTTTGGAAATCCATCTGACAACCGGCGTTGAGAATTCTGTAATGCAGTTGGAGCGGGAAGTCGATATCTCGGATGAGCATGTTCGGAAAACGTTTACCGAGTTGCGCCGTCATTTGCGAGAATCACGCGTTTTGACACAGGAAGCGTGGCTGCAATTTGCCGGACAAGTCGCTCGCGATACCGTCGCGGCATTGCGGGATCCCGCAGCTGCGTTGGGTGAAGCGGCAGTTGTACCTACCAGTTTACTGTTGCGGTTCTACGAACACCAGCGACTCGATTGGATCGATCCATTTTTACGTCCGGCTTTATCGTCAGCGTCGGAGCATGGAAGCGTTCCGCAATTGGTGGTCGCAGAAGCGAAACGATTGTTGACAACAATGTCGCCGGAACAACGCTGGGAATTCGTTCTCCGGCAATTGTTCCGCATCATGGAGATTGGGGCTTGGCTTGGCTGGCGGGAAGGATTTCTACCAGTACCGATTGTCTGTGATGCGTTGCAGCAAATGGGTGAAACGCGGCTCGCATCGGATATCGAAATGATTGCCGCGGTAGGTGTTCGCGAAGTTACCATCGCACAGATTGAGGCGGTGCGGGCAAAAGAACAACACCGGGCAAATTTAAT
The bacterium DNA segment above includes these coding regions:
- a CDS encoding ATP-binding protein, translating into IRHSYIGGGTVVRMSDTGPIPPKEILNRLFDPFFRAEAGGSDIGLFAVQRLVQKNFGTIVPYVNEERNVISLLLPSFPLEPTNDPEQSASTQPTSENAR
- a CDS encoding response regulator, which translates into the protein MNAPKAERHKIIVVDDEEDIVLAMKGFFNSIDRNIDALFTTNPLEVEKILDKNPTVELIITDIRMPNLSGLDLMVRIQQTNPRIKFIVMTGFSSTQTRIQSLGLGAVRYIEKPFDLEEMSEIVVDILENQRGYSGVVEQFHLADVIQLIGLSGRKSILKVNYEGVDGIVAIDNGTVIHAKTDKNSGIDAFNEMFRWPGGRFSIGSFSKCPKTIVKPWQVLVIDAARIADELNAGGIEKPQSEEVVSSPPQSVTQAPVVNEEMVIDSALSALDELLPMEPPPQRVSSEQSYGKFAYPPPLSEETIKAKENSPRVIRVAEEKKPNVKAEPLQVKPPAQKAMSLPESPDGIDQMIEPIRTTILALWPEKTERLFARELRCEGLPPQLLDRLEIHLTTGVENSVMQLEREVDISDEHVRKTFTELRRHLRESRVLTQEAWLQFAGQVARDTVAALRDPAAALGEAAVVPTSLLLRFYEHQRLDWIDPFLRPALSSASEHGSVPQLVVAEAKRLLTTMSPEQRWEFVLRQLFRIMEIGAWLGWREGFLPVPIVCDALQQMGETRLASDIEMIAAVGVREVTIAQIEAVRAKEQHRANLISN
- a CDS encoding roadblock/LC7 domain-containing protein gives rise to the protein MIIRDVTIGEAEQAIIRTTLLEVVNDGNAAGVFLIGGDGFVVMREGKLAIPDPVGLATLVAAAFAAARETARLAGIADFDAAYWHGGESGVYVRTAGQEHLLLAIHDETATFGLMKLVVEKAAIELEQLLTGKMIEIEAGDDPQKGRWKDIAAAMRKPETDESDDPFSGLSEEPQ